One Bacteroidales bacterium DNA segment encodes these proteins:
- a CDS encoding DUF4105 domain-containing protein, with the protein MKKQYLIILIILLSICSNINAQQITNNTEISIITCAPGNEIYSIFGHTAIRVKDPTRRLDNVYNYGTFNFDTPNFYLKFARGKLDYMLSVSPYKYFVISYMNENRWIKEQVLNLSFTQKKEIFKFLQNNALPENKYYRYDFFYDNCATRVKDVIKNVLSEDMIPAESVTKEGKTFRDMIGPYLQGRNWDRLGINLALGQPADKVVTADEATFLPDYTELFFDNSFVIIDDKTMPLVKDKQMLYNPKSRIDEKSSFLTPSLIFWIIFSLFIILSIFEFKSGKYFLNVDKTLFFITGFSGFLILFLWFGTDHKAVVNNWDIIWTAPLYFIVAFALRKKNNLSFIRIFLLVWSVLLLITAVTDLMFYNLFDNAVIPIVLILLIRSTLIFFSRR; encoded by the coding sequence ATGAAAAAACAATATCTTATTATTTTAATTATATTATTGAGTATATGTAGTAATATTAATGCTCAGCAAATTACAAATAATACTGAAATTAGTATTATAACCTGTGCTCCGGGTAATGAAATATATTCAATTTTCGGACACACAGCAATTAGAGTAAAAGATCCGACAAGAAGATTAGATAATGTTTATAATTACGGAACATTCAACTTTGATACACCAAATTTTTATCTGAAGTTTGCAAGAGGTAAGTTGGATTATATGTTAAGTGTATCACCTTATAAGTATTTTGTAATTTCATATATGAATGAAAACAGATGGATAAAAGAACAAGTATTAAATCTTTCTTTTACTCAAAAAAAAGAAATATTCAAATTTTTACAGAATAATGCTTTGCCTGAGAATAAGTATTACAGATATGATTTCTTTTATGATAATTGTGCAACACGTGTTAAAGATGTTATTAAAAATGTGCTTTCTGAAGATATGATCCCTGCTGAATCTGTAACGAAAGAAGGAAAGACATTCAGAGATATGATAGGGCCGTATTTGCAAGGAAGAAATTGGGATCGTCTCGGAATAAACTTGGCATTAGGGCAGCCTGCCGATAAAGTTGTTACTGCTGATGAAGCAACTTTTTTACCGGATTATACTGAATTGTTTTTCGACAATTCTTTTGTTATTATTGACGATAAGACTATGCCTTTGGTTAAAGATAAACAAATGCTCTATAATCCAAAGAGCCGGATTGACGAAAAAAGTTCTTTTTTGACACCTTCACTTATCTTTTGGATTATATTCAGCCTCTTCATTATATTAAGTATATTTGAATTCAAATCAGGAAAATATTTTTTAAATGTTGATAAAACTTTGTTTTTTATTACAGGTTTTTCGGGTTTTCTCATTTTGTTTCTGTGGTTCGGAACTGATCATAAAGCTGTTGTAAATAATTGGGATATTATATGGACAGCACCGTTATATTTTATAGTTGCTTTTGCATTACGTAAAAAAAATAATTTATCTTTCATAAGAATATTTTTATTGGTTTGGTCGGTATTACTTTTGATAACTGCTGTAACAGACTTGATGTTTTATAATTTATTTGATAATGCTGTTATTCCTATTGTCTTAATCTTACTAATAAGATCGACTCTTATTTTCTTTTCACGCAGATAG
- a CDS encoding Hsp20/alpha crystallin family protein, whose translation MTIVKRNINSPYFPDWLEDFFSGEVFNPLIKSRVSSVPMVNVFENDNSFRIEVAVPGMNKEDIKINIDNDIIKISAELESELENENEKCTKREYSYNSFSRSFTLPESADTEKIDAKSVDGVLKITIKKKQEDIVKPPRKIDIK comes from the coding sequence ATGACAATAGTAAAAAGAAACATTAATTCACCTTATTTTCCTGATTGGTTAGAAGACTTTTTTTCAGGCGAAGTATTTAATCCGTTGATTAAATCAAGAGTTTCATCTGTACCTATGGTAAATGTTTTTGAAAATGACAATTCGTTTCGCATAGAAGTTGCAGTTCCGGGTATGAATAAAGAAGATATCAAAATTAATATTGATAATGATATAATTAAAATATCTGCTGAATTAGAATCTGAACTTGAAAACGAAAATGAGAAATGTACAAAAAGAGAGTATTCATACAATTCATTCAGTCGTTCATTCACACTTCCCGAATCAGCCGATACTGAAAAAATTGATGCTAAATCAGTTGACGGAGTTTTAAAAATTACAATTAAGAAAAAACAGGAAGATATTGTAAAACCGCCGAGAAAAATTGATATTAAGTAA
- the aroB gene encoding 3-dehydroquinate synthase: MKKENANNDIIHTVNLNKDLKRIISEYDNEKIIILTDNNCKKLCLPIIADIIDDNFKIFEINSGEEFKSINTVQKIWNFLLQNNFNRHSLMINLGGGMVTDIGGFAASTFKRGMSFINIPTSLLAQVDASIGGKTGINYGGLKNEIGVFNQADYVIISNTFLKTLSKSEFLSGFAEMLKHALICEEKHFNELFDFFINNYKKNNFSQITDLIIKSVNIKKHFIKKDIFDTGVRKTLNFGHTFGHAFESLFNLKLKHGEAVAQGIICELFLSAKKLNFDKNKLEQINSMIKKIFGVLFIPDEDFEAVYSLMKHDKKNTNNVINCVLLEGIGKPKIDQELSKNEIYNALKYLNNI, encoded by the coding sequence ATGAAAAAAGAAAATGCAAATAATGATATAATTCATACAGTTAATTTAAATAAAGATTTAAAAAGAATAATTTCAGAATATGATAATGAAAAAATAATAATTTTAACTGATAATAATTGTAAAAAATTATGTTTACCAATAATAGCTGACATTATTGATGATAATTTTAAAATTTTTGAGATTAATTCCGGTGAAGAATTTAAATCAATAAATACTGTTCAAAAAATATGGAACTTTTTATTGCAAAATAACTTTAACCGACATTCTTTAATGATTAATCTTGGAGGCGGTATGGTAACAGATATTGGCGGATTTGCAGCATCAACCTTTAAGAGAGGTATGTCTTTCATTAATATACCAACAAGTTTATTGGCTCAAGTTGATGCATCAATCGGCGGAAAAACGGGGATTAATTACGGGGGATTAAAAAATGAAATCGGAGTTTTTAATCAAGCTGACTATGTAATTATTTCAAACACATTTTTAAAAACTTTGAGCAAATCGGAATTCCTTTCAGGCTTTGCCGAAATGTTAAAACATGCATTAATCTGTGAAGAAAAACATTTTAATGAACTATTTGATTTTTTCATAAACAATTATAAGAAAAATAATTTTTCTCAAATAACAGATTTAATTATTAAATCCGTCAATATTAAAAAACATTTCATCAAAAAAGACATTTTCGATACAGGCGTTCGTAAAACATTAAATTTCGGACATACTTTCGGACATGCATTTGAAAGCCTGTTTAATTTAAAACTAAAACACGGAGAAGCTGTAGCACAAGGTATTATCTGTGAATTGTTCTTATCTGCAAAGAAATTGAATTTTGATAAAAATAAATTAGAGCAAATAAATTCAATGATTAAAAAAATATTTGGTGTATTATTTATTCCTGATGAAGATTTTGAAGCTGTATATTCATTAATGAAACATGATAAGAAGAACACCAATAATGTGATAAATTGTGTATTATTAGAAGGTATCGGTAAACCAAAAATTGATCAAGAATTATCAAAAAATGAAATTTATAATGCATTAAAATATCTAAACAATATATAA
- the mgtE gene encoding magnesium transporter, with the protein MQFELTREFLNQLIEITDNKDDKAASQLMEDIHAVDIAEIYNELNIEQAKYLFLLIGDGEKAADVLAELDDDDRTRFLKVLPDDIIASKFIDHMDSDDAADVIADLPDERREEVLQKIKDIDQAGDIVDLLSYDEDTAGGLMGKEIITVNVNEEVEDAIAEIRKQVEEVDEIYYVYVVNDDYILQGALSLAKLLLAAKNTKIKDIFQSNVISVKADMKAEDVANLSDKYDLVALPVIDNIGRLLGRITFDDLVDVMREEAEKDIQMMSGLTQEVEHSDKVWQMTKARLPWLFIGLIGGVFGALVIGVYEDDLVKNASMAFFIPLIAAMGGNVGVQSSSIVVQGLASGSPGFESTFKKVLKELFVSIINAIVLSVAIFLYNYFFSSSFALTVTVSISLFIVIILASVFGAFVPLALNRYKIDPALATGPFITTANDIIGLFIYLAIGAVMFAIL; encoded by the coding sequence ATGCAATTTGAACTAACACGTGAATTTCTTAATCAGCTTATTGAAATAACTGACAATAAGGATGATAAGGCTGCATCTCAATTAATGGAAGATATTCATGCGGTTGATATTGCCGAAATTTATAATGAGTTAAATATTGAGCAAGCTAAGTATTTATTCTTGCTGATAGGAGATGGAGAAAAGGCGGCTGATGTACTGGCTGAATTAGATGATGATGACAGAACAAGGTTTTTAAAGGTATTGCCTGATGATATCATTGCATCAAAATTCATAGATCATATGGACTCTGATGATGCAGCTGATGTTATTGCCGATTTGCCTGATGAAAGGAGAGAAGAAGTTCTTCAGAAAATTAAAGATATTGATCAAGCCGGTGATATAGTTGATCTGTTATCATATGATGAAGATACTGCCGGCGGGTTAATGGGTAAAGAAATTATTACAGTTAATGTTAACGAAGAGGTAGAAGATGCAATTGCAGAGATCAGAAAACAAGTTGAAGAAGTAGATGAAATTTATTATGTATATGTTGTAAATGATGATTATATACTTCAAGGTGCATTATCGTTGGCAAAACTTCTGTTGGCAGCAAAAAATACCAAAATCAAAGATATTTTTCAATCCAATGTGATTTCTGTTAAGGCAGATATGAAAGCTGAAGATGTTGCCAATTTATCAGATAAATATGATTTGGTTGCATTACCGGTTATTGACAATATAGGCAGACTTCTCGGCAGGATAACATTTGATGATTTGGTAGATGTAATGAGAGAGGAAGCTGAAAAGGATATTCAAATGATGTCCGGTTTAACACAAGAAGTTGAACACAGCGATAAAGTTTGGCAAATGACCAAAGCAAGACTACCCTGGCTGTTTATAGGTCTTATTGGAGGAGTATTCGGTGCTTTGGTAATTGGTGTTTATGAAGATGATTTGGTGAAAAATGCTTCAATGGCATTTTTTATTCCTTTAATTGCAGCTATGGGAGGAAATGTAGGAGTACAATCATCATCTATTGTTGTGCAGGGATTAGCTAGTGGTTCACCCGGTTTTGAAAGCACATTTAAAAAAGTATTAAAAGAATTATTTGTTTCAATTATTAACGCAATTGTACTTTCTGTTGCAATTTTTCTTTATAACTATTTTTTCAGTTCCTCATTTGCATTAACTGTTACAGTAAGTATTTCTTTATTTATAGTTATTATTTTAGCATCTGTTTTTGGTGCATTTGTTCCTTTGGCTTTAAATCGTTATAAAATTGATCCGGCACTTGCAACAGGACCGTTTATCACAACTGCAAATGATATAATCGGATTGTTTATTTATTTGGCAATTGGTGCAGTAATGTTTGCGATTTTATAA
- a CDS encoding PorP/SprF family type IX secretion system membrane protein: MKKAVGFLIVLLIITQSGMSQIAHYSQFYSTPMTIAPSFAGLTEASRLSFNYRDQWPAVPGVFRTYSFGADHYFSRANSGVGFLVLRDVAGEGNLGLTEAGMLYSYKIKIGQKRGSKNSEWFLRPGIHFKYSQRSVDFEKLTFADQLHGDAPISVEAPPLAKKAYIDFAASLLGYTDLYWGGFAVDHLLRPNQSLYGIDSRLNMKLSVFGGAKILLKPQKNKRVRYSREEESVTFAVNYQYWDKFDQLDIGAYWTHDPLILGAWFRGIPVIDSQDKTFNNIDAIIVLVGFKLSPNFKIGYSYDMTIIRNLFSHTGGAHEISLVYEFNKTNSFYKHTIIPCPVF, translated from the coding sequence TTGAAAAAAGCTGTCGGATTTTTAATAGTATTGCTGATTATTACGCAATCGGGAATGTCGCAAATTGCTCATTATTCCCAGTTTTATTCAACACCGATGACTATTGCACCATCATTTGCAGGCTTAACTGAAGCAAGCAGATTATCATTTAATTACCGAGATCAATGGCCTGCTGTTCCGGGAGTTTTCAGAACATACTCATTTGGAGCTGATCATTATTTTTCCAGAGCAAACAGCGGCGTAGGCTTTTTAGTATTAAGAGATGTTGCAGGAGAAGGTAATTTAGGTCTTACCGAAGCAGGTATGCTGTATTCATATAAAATTAAAATCGGACAAAAAAGAGGTTCAAAAAATTCCGAGTGGTTTTTAAGACCCGGTATTCATTTTAAATATTCTCAACGATCCGTTGATTTTGAAAAGCTGACATTCGCTGATCAATTACACGGAGATGCACCAATATCAGTTGAAGCACCACCACTTGCAAAAAAAGCATATATAGATTTTGCCGCTTCATTATTAGGATATACAGATCTCTATTGGGGAGGTTTTGCAGTTGATCATTTATTAAGGCCTAATCAATCTCTTTATGGTATAGACAGCAGATTAAATATGAAACTTTCTGTATTCGGAGGTGCAAAAATACTGTTAAAACCTCAAAAAAATAAAAGAGTCAGATACAGCAGGGAAGAAGAAAGTGTAACTTTTGCCGTAAATTACCAATATTGGGACAAATTTGATCAATTAGACATTGGTGCCTATTGGACACATGATCCTTTAATATTGGGTGCATGGTTCAGAGGTATTCCTGTTATTGACAGCCAAGACAAAACATTTAATAATATTGATGCAATTATTGTATTGGTTGGTTTTAAATTGTCTCCTAATTTTAAGATAGGTTACAGTTATGATATGACTATTATAAGGAATTTATTCAGTCACACAGGTGGTGCACATGAAATCTCACTTGTTTATGAATTTAATAAAACGAACAGTTTTTATAAGCATACAATCATACCATGTCCGGTTTTTTAA